In Alkalihalobacillus sp. FSL W8-0930, a single window of DNA contains:
- a CDS encoding methyl-accepting chemotaxis protein — MNATVQAVINIAPIIKDTLGPTAALGVIDTEKFVYFAPSTILNIDVEVGKTRLDRHDVYVRALKGEHIISKTMDPSIFGVAVVTSVTPIRDLDTNEIVGLLSLSRSLEHQEKLDTELNKLNEVIDALQGKVQHVAAQAEELSATSSDISHQANNANTNSRKIGEVVQLIEQISTQTNLLGLNAAIEAARSGEAGKGFGVVADEIRKLSINTKEAVQTIGKSLTEIQTSIEKLSTNINEISASSEEQSVTMVEFMNDTQALDGKSKRIIKTLKSAINQE; from the coding sequence ATGAATGCTACGGTACAGGCAGTGATTAATATTGCCCCAATTATAAAAGATACACTTGGTCCAACGGCGGCACTAGGTGTAATAGATACAGAGAAATTTGTATATTTTGCTCCGTCTACAATATTAAATATAGACGTTGAAGTAGGTAAGACTAGACTGGATCGACATGATGTGTATGTTCGTGCCCTTAAAGGAGAACATATTATTTCAAAAACAATGGATCCCTCCATTTTTGGAGTAGCTGTGGTGACGTCTGTTACACCAATTCGCGATCTAGATACGAATGAAATTGTTGGTTTGCTTTCGCTATCTCGATCATTGGAGCATCAGGAGAAGTTAGATACGGAGCTAAATAAACTGAACGAAGTCATTGACGCCTTACAAGGGAAAGTTCAGCATGTGGCAGCTCAAGCGGAAGAGCTATCTGCGACAAGTAGTGACATTAGCCACCAGGCAAATAATGCGAATACTAATTCACGTAAAATCGGTGAAGTCGTTCAATTAATCGAACAAATTTCTACCCAAACCAATCTCCTTGGCTTAAATGCTGCGATTGAAGCGGCTCGTTCGGGTGAGGCTGGTAAAGGATTTGGTGTGGTTGCAGATGAAATCCGCAAGCTTTCAATTAATACGAAGGAAGCCGTACAGACGATTGGTAAGTCTTTAACTGAAATTCAAACGAGTATTGAAAAATTATCTACAAATATTAATGAAATCTCCGCATCATCTGAAGAGCAGTCTGTTACGATGGTTGAATTCATGAATGATACACAGGCTTTAGATGGAAAGAGCAAACGTATTATTAAAACCCTGAAATCAGCAATCAACCAAGAATAG
- a CDS encoding methyl-accepting chemotaxis protein: MHLTLKALVSLAPEIKRNLGESSAVVVTDREKFIFSSQSKDLDYSANVGDEAFTEENDILRKALAGDKIQMHIPRERYGVGMLYSANPIFDENKEIIGVLQVTKTLKDEEILDTDLDDLRKIVSNLQGKVQQVAAQAEELSAASMDINGQAERANANSQEIGKVVRLIEDISAQTNLLGLNAAIEAARSGEAGRGFGVVADEVRKLSNGTKEAVGTISQSLQEIQKNMESLTLSIGEITAASNDQSTVMVDFMEDIQNLDKQSNEIGDYIKSIIN; the protein is encoded by the coding sequence ATGCATTTAACGTTAAAGGCTTTAGTTAGTTTGGCGCCTGAGATCAAGAGGAATCTTGGCGAGAGCAGTGCGGTTGTCGTAACAGATAGAGAGAAGTTTATCTTTTCATCGCAATCAAAGGACTTGGATTATAGTGCAAACGTTGGGGACGAAGCTTTCACGGAGGAGAATGATATTTTACGTAAAGCGCTTGCCGGAGATAAAATTCAAATGCATATTCCTAGGGAGCGTTACGGTGTAGGCATGCTTTATTCCGCAAACCCAATCTTTGATGAGAACAAGGAAATTATCGGTGTATTACAAGTAACAAAAACCTTGAAGGATGAAGAGATTTTGGACACGGATCTTGATGATCTTCGTAAGATTGTTTCGAACCTGCAAGGTAAAGTTCAACAAGTAGCTGCCCAAGCAGAAGAGTTGTCAGCAGCAAGCATGGATATTAATGGCCAAGCTGAGCGAGCGAACGCTAATTCTCAAGAAATTGGCAAGGTTGTCAGATTGATTGAAGATATTTCCGCTCAGACCAACCTCCTTGGATTAAACGCTGCGATTGAAGCGGCACGTTCGGGTGAAGCAGGACGAGGCTTTGGTGTCGTAGCAGATGAAGTGCGCAAGCTTTCAAATGGAACGAAGGAGGCTGTTGGAACAATTAGCCAATCCCTTCAAGAAATTCAGAAAAACATGGAGAGCCTCACACTAAGTATCGGTGAAATAACAGCTGCTTCAAACGACCAATCAACTGTAATGGTTGATTTTATGGAGGATATTCAAAACCTTGATAAACAAAGTAACGAAATTGGAGACTATATCAAGTCGATTATTAATTAA